From the genome of Denticeps clupeoides chromosome 4, fDenClu1.1, whole genome shotgun sequence, one region includes:
- the osbp gene encoding oxysterol-binding protein 1 isoform X5 produces the protein MSEPKAPAPAPGDTYKGWLFKWTNYIKGYQRRWFVLSNGLLSYYRTQAEMGHTCRGTINLATANIAVEDSCNFVISNGGAQTYHLKASSEVERQRWITALELAKAKAVRMQAESDDSGDDCPTSPTASGQGGTSRNSEVQSTLRTLGSKVEDLSTCNDLIAKHGSALQRSLSELEGVKLGGETGDKIRQVTERATLFRITSNAMINACRDFLALAQAHSKRWQKALQAEREQRVRLEETLEQLAKQHNHLERAFRGATVLPSSQSKPAADSKGSGSGKGDVSDEDDENEFFDAMEDVQEFITVPADPKYHRSGSNVSGISSEIGMDDQSLDEQSLASNPESPQPQELEPVKKRRTRIPDKPNYSLNLWSIMKNCIGKELSKIPMPVNFNEPISMLQRLSEDLEYSELLDKAAKCQSSLEQLCYVAAFTVSSYSTTVHRTGKPFNPLLGETFELDRIQESGYRSLCEQVSHHPPAAAHHVISERGWTLRQEIALASKFRGKYLSIMPLGTIHCIFEKSNNHYTWKKVTTTVHNIIVGKLWIDQSGEIDVVNHKTGDRCHLKFAPYSYFSRDVARKVTGVVTDKEGKAHYVLSGTWDEKMEFSRVMQSSRGGENGTEGRQKTVYQTLKARELWRKNPLPEGAETMYYFSSLALTLNESEDGVAPTDSRLRPDQRLMEQGRWEEANAEKQRLEEKQRSVRREREREAARTTNPTEEGTHQDNYKPLWFERCDDPVSGEATFTYSGGYWEAKDQCSWEQCPDIF, from the exons ATGTCGGAGCCCAAGGCGCCTGCTCCTGCACCCGGAGATACGTACAAAGGCtggcttttcaaatggaccaattACATCAAGGGTTACCAGCGACGATGGTTCGTCCTGAGCAACGGCCTGCTCTCCTATTACAG GACCCAGGCAGAGATGGGTCACACATGCCGGGGCACCATTAACCTGGCTACAGCAAACATTGCTGTGGAGGACTCCTGCAATTTTGTCATCTCTAATGGTGGGGCACAGACTTACCACTTAAAGGCAAGTTCTGAGGTGGAGCGCCAGCGATGGATCACTGCCTTGGAGTTGGCTAAAGCCAAGGCTGTCCGTATGCAGGCTGAATCAG ATGACTCTGGAGATGATTGCCCTACATCACCAACTGCCTCAGGTCAAGGGGGAACTTCTCGCAACTCAGAGGTGCAGTCTACATTGCGTACCCTTGGAAGCAAGGTGGAGGATCTAAGCACCTGCAATGACCTTATCGCTAAACATGGTTCTGCAttgcagag ATCTTTGTCTGAGTTGGAGGGTGTGAAACTAGGTGGAGAGACCGGTGATAAGATAAGACAGGTGACCGAGAGGGCCACTCTCTTCCGGATCACCTCCAATGCCATGATTAAT GCTTGTAGGGACTTTCTGGCTCTGGCCCAGGCCCACAGCAAACGCTGGCAGAAGGCCTTACAGGCAGAGCGTGAGCAGCGGGTACGGCTGGAAGAGACACTTGAGCAGCTGGCTAAGCAGCACAACCACCTAGAGAGAGCCTTTAGGGGCGCAACAGTATTGCCTTCATCACAGAGCAAACCTGCTGCAGACAGCAAAG GCTCTGGTTCAGGAAAGGGTGATGTtagtgatgaagatgatgaaaatGAGTTCTTTGATGCAATGGAGGATGTACAAGAATTCATCACAGTCCCTGCAGACCCCAAGTATCACAG ATCGGGCAGTAATGTTAGTGGGATCAGCAGTGAGATTGGAATGGACGACCAGTCG CTAGATGAGCAGTCTCTGGCATCCAATCCAGAGTCTCCACAGCCACAGGAGCTAGAGCCTGTCAAGAAGAGGAGAACACGTATTCCTGATAAACCAAACTACTCCCTCAACTTGTGGAGTATAATGAAGAACTGCATTGGCAAGGAGCTCTCCAAAATACCAATGCCT GTGAATTTCAATGAGCCCATCTCCATGCTACAGCGCCTGTCTGAAGATCTTGAGTACTCAGAGTTGCTTGATAAGGCAGCTAAGTGTCAGAGCTCTCTGGAGCAGCTGTGCTATGTAGCGGCATTCACAGTCTCCTCTTACTCTACCACTGTGCACCGTACAGGCAAGCCCTTCAACCCACTTCTAGGGGAGACCTTTGAGCTGGACAGAATACAGGAGAGTGGCTACCGGTCTCTGTGTGAACAG GTTAGTCATCACCCTCCCGCAGCAGCTCATCATGTCATCTCAGAGCGTGGCTGGACTCTTAGGCAAGAAATTGCCCTTGCCAGCAAATTTAGGGGAAAATACCTTTCTATCATGCCACTTG GCACTATTCACTGTATCTTTGAGAAAAGCAACAACCATTACACATGGAAGAAGGTGACCACCACTGTGCACAACATCATCGTTGGCAAGCTGTGGATAGATCAG tcAGGAGAGATTGATGTGGTCAATCACAAAACAGGTGATCGCTGTCACCTCAAATTTGCACCCTATAGCTACTTCTCCAGGGATGTGGCAAGAAAG GTAACTGGTGTCGTAACAGATAAAGAAGGGAAGGCTCACTATGTTCTGTCTGGTACATGGGACGAGAAGATGGAGTTTTCGAGAGTAATGCAAAGCAGTCGAGGAGGAGAGAATGGTACAGAGGGTAGACAGAAAACTGTCTACCAAACCCTAAAAGCCAGAGAACTCTGGAGGAAGAACCCTTtgcc GGAAGGGGCTGAGACCATGTATTACTTCTCATCACTGGCACTGACTCTGAATGAGTCTGAAGATGGTGTGGCACCAACAGACAGTCGACTGCGCCCTGACCAGCGTCTGATGGAGCAGGGCCGCTGGGAGGAGGCAAATGCTGAAAAGCAGAGACTAGAGGAGAAGCAGCGTAGCGTCCGACgcgagagagaaagggaggctGCACGCACCACCAACCCCACAGAGGAGG GCACCCATCAAGACAACTACAAGCCCCTGTGGTTTGAGCGATGTGATGATCCAGTCTCGGGAGAGGCCACATTTACCTATAGTGGAGGCTACTGGGAGGCCAAGGACCAGTGCAGCTGGGAGCAATGCCCTGACATCTTCTGA